A single window of Lutzomyia longipalpis isolate SR_M1_2022 chromosome 1, ASM2433408v1 DNA harbors:
- the LOC129795959 gene encoding dystrophin-like, with the protein MTSTQFQNGNTDADRMGDTTSTETSSLEPSASEATPQTAAGAQDGGEQATVYQKNKSAPPPTVTLLNGYRLGAPKIPGRLGEHQQETMNRRIALNGGNELRIDEKNISLHLNNPFVGNFSGGEVKSNVIRSPMGPMDEVIYAQVRPKRPHSIAVSSPLNQARSQNNEYATSIYAQRPMGVAKEQQQQHQWQMQQTRPPLHYMTAHHQPHHPSVTAVTGPRSIGGKQEFNFYTPPSPIAAQQNGGGVAGNQVGINAAAAPFVQRRSQSTPRPVQNLQQQAHPSNTGQQPNTPPPPVRPRSLDRCNGFEKSGTYSKLTPPPTTTRRLSQSGLLQSQPPTTGMRQSATFHGQPTLQRQNISPYGYGNIGLDTNEMTGARRKVDRPMSYAYGTVPDQTFLENQLRLYSEQLKNITESVRKYSEQAKILSEMKRQQMVKQQTQQQHQMSTLPLSKSDSKLSLNGADTSSGQQQEEPSTPSLQLRMFLDNIRSNIKEEPREEVNYPEPQTPSDQLRQFLDAIRSNQVPESTTASSAERFHKFTKEHQMADNPNRFRSKSTDFAEYHHSPITTQSFSQISDNLRIMNQDLESFADQKKPQPGKGSATVDFNQILDNFQQMTDNLASMDAVDYLKKYSEALRQTSEQIRRAAASHQQYQQSNNPYSSPDDTSSCSTTPGSIREAVQNLLMMPRNGFQVMDDRMKLFIDILDTQEKFSQVIKTLCVQQEIH; encoded by the coding sequence ATGACATCGACACAATTCCAAAATGGCAATACAGATGCCGATAGGATGGGTGATACCACGTCCACAGAGACATCCTCGCTGGAACCGTCGGCAAGTGAAGCCACCCCCCAAACAGCTGCTGGGGCCCAGGATGGTGGGGAACAAGCGACGGTGtatcagaaaaataaatcagcaCCTCCACCGACGGTCACACTTCTCAATGGGTATCGATTGGGTGCACCCAAAATCCCAGGGAGACTGGGGGAGCACCAGCAAGAGACGATGAATCGTCGGATAGCGCTCAATGGTGGCAATGAGCTGAGGATTGATGAGAAGAACATAAGTTTGCATTTGAATAATCcatttgtaggaaattttagCGGTGGTGAGGTGAAAAGTAATGTGATACGTAGCCCAATGGGCCCAATGGATGAGGTCATTTATGCCCAGGTGCGACCTAAGCGACCGCATAGTATTGCTGTGTCATCACCCCTCAATCAGGCACGTAGTCAGAACAACGAATACGCAACATCGATCTATGCTCAGCGACCTATGGGGGTTGCAAaagagcagcagcagcaacatcaATGGCAAATGCAACAAACGCGACCGCCATTGCACTATATGACCGCACATCATCAGCCCCATCATCCGTCCGTGACCGCAGTGACGGGACCCAGATCAATTGGTGGCAAGCAAGAGTTCAATTTCTACACACCACCGTCCCCAATTGCCGCCCAACAGAATGGTGGTGGTGTTGCAGGAAATCAAGTTGGAATTAATGCAGCAGCTGCACCTTTTGTCCAAAGACGCTCCCAAAGTACCCCAAGGCCTGTTCAGAATCTCCAGCAACAGGCTCATCCATCGAATACTGGGCAGCAACCAAATACACCACCACCACCTGTTCGACCACGTAGCCTCGATCGGTGCAATGGATTTGAAAAATCCGGAACCTACAGCAAATTAACTCCACCACCTACAACCACCAGGCGTCTCTCGCAATCGGGCTTACTGCAGTCCCAACCCCCAACAACGGGGATGCGTCAATCTGCCACTTTTCACGGCCAACCAACACTGCAGCGCCAAAATATAAGTCCGTACGGCTATGGGAATATCGGCCTAGACACAAATGAAATGACTGGTGCACGTAGAAAAGTCGATCGTCCCATGTCCTACGCCTATGGAACTGTTCCTGATCAAACATTCCTCGAAAATCAACTCCGTCTCTACTCTGAGCAACTGAAAAATATCACTGAAAGTGTCCGGAAGTACTCAGAGCAAGCAAAAATTCTGTCCGAAATGAAGCGGCAGCAAATGGTGAAGCAACAgacgcagcagcagcatcaaATGTCCACACTTCCACTCTCAAAGAGTGATTCAAAGCTTTCTCTCAACGGTGCTGATACGTCGTCGGGGCAGCAACAGGAGGAACCTAGTACTCCATCACTTCAGCTACGGATGTTTCTCGACAATATCCGGAGCAATATAAAGGAGGAACCGAGGGAGGAGGTTAACTACCCTGAACCACAAACCCCATCAGATCAGCTGCGTCAATTTCTCGATGCCATCCGTTCGAATCAAGTTCCTGAAAGTACTACTGCATCAAGTGCAGAGAGATtccataaattcacaaaagaacACCAAATGGCTGATAATCCGAATCGTTTCCGTTCCAAGTCCACAGATTTTGCCGAATATCACCATAGTCCAATAACAACGCAGagtttttcacaaatttccgACAATTTGCGCATAATGAATCAGGATTTGGAAAGTTTTGCGGATCAGAAGAAACCACAGCCTGGGAAGGGAAGTGCTACGGTGGATTTCAATCAGATTCTGGACAATTTCCAACAAATGACAGACAATCTCGCCAGTATGGATGCAGTGGATTACCTGAAAAAGTACTCAGAGGCACTGAGGCAGACTTCGGAGCAAATACGTCGTGCAGCTGCATCACATCAGCAGTATCAACAGTCCAATAATCCGTACAGTTCACCGGATGATACAAGCTCATGTAGCACAACACCCGGATCTATTCGTGAGGCCGTCCAGAATTTGTTGATGATGCCAAGGAATGGCTTTCAAGTCATGGATGATCGCATGAAGCTCTTCATTGATATTCTTGACACCCAGGAGAAGTTTAGTCAg